The Chrysiogenia bacterium nucleotide sequence ATACGATCTGAAGGGGACAATCTATCATTCCCTGCAGAAAAAGAGCAACGCCGCCCGCCCAGGGTCCCTCGCAAACGCTGTCCCGCAGATCAAACGCCTTGCGCGCGGGTTTGCCTCGGGAGTAGGCTTTTGCCCCATGAGTGACAATCAGACCGGTAGTAGCGAGTCCGCCGCCGAAGGGGCGATCCCCCGACGCGGATTCTTGAAGATCGGCCTGGCCGGCACGGCCCTGGCCGCGGTCGGCGGCGTCGGGCTCGCACTTCGCGACAGCGCGCTGCGCGAGATGCCCGCGGGCGGGCTCAAGGTGCTCACCCGCCGCGAATATTCGATTCTCGCCGCGCTCGCCGACGCGATCTGCCCCTCCACAGGGCCCGACGTTCCCGCGCCCAGCAAGCTGGACGTTGCCCGTCGCATCGACGAGATGTTTTCCCGCCGCGACGAGCATACCCGGAAGGAATTTCGCACGCTGGTCGGGATGTTCGACAACGCGCTCTTCAGCTTCCTTCTCGAAGGGCGCATCACGCCGTTTACAAAGCTCTCGCCCGAAGCCCGGGCACGCTCGCTCAGCAACTGGGAACACTCGGGGCTCGAGCTCAAGCGCACCATCTTCATCGCGCTGCGCCGGCTCACCGGGATGATCTATTACTCGTTCCCCGAAACGTGGAAACACATCGGCTATGAAGGCCCGCCCACGGAAACAGCGCTGGCCTACCGCGAGATCAATCGCACAGTGATGGCCGCCGAGCGCGCGGCGCGCCTGGCAAAGAAGCAGGCACCCGAAACCGCCGAAACGGAGAGCCGGCCATGAGCATTCATCAGGGAAAAGAC carries:
- a CDS encoding gluconate 2-dehydrogenase subunit 3 family protein, whose product is MSDNQTGSSESAAEGAIPRRGFLKIGLAGTALAAVGGVGLALRDSALREMPAGGLKVLTRREYSILAALADAICPSTGPDVPAPSKLDVARRIDEMFSRRDEHTRKEFRTLVGMFDNALFSFLLEGRITPFTKLSPEARARSLSNWEHSGLELKRTIFIALRRLTGMIYYSFPETWKHIGYEGPPTETALAYREINRTVMAAERAARLAKKQAPETAETESRP